The stretch of DNA CAGCGATCTTCTTATTACCGCAATGAAAATAAAACTTGAAGGAAAACCAACTGAAAATAATTTAGTTTCAACATTAACTATAGATGACCTTAAAGCAATTGCATCAGAAGTACCATTGGTAAGCATGTATGCCCCGGTACAGTTTCTGCCTAAGAGCGAAATCATTGCAGGGAATAAAAATATTTCAACATCAGTAAGAGGAAGTTCAACAAGCGGGCAGATTGTATGGAACCGTGGAGTGATAAAAGGCGAATATTTTGATGATGCCGAAGAATTGAATGCTTCACGGGTGGCACTTATCGGAACAAAAATTGCGGAGACACTTTTTGGGACATCAGATCCTATTGGTGCTCAGATCAGGATTGGTGATGTGCCATTTACGGTTAAAGGGGTTCTCGAACCTAAAGGTATTGATCCTCACGGTAACGATATGGATCTGGATGTAATTGTTCCTATTACAACCATGATGAAACGCCTTATGAATGTTGACTATATAGCGATGGCAAAAATTGTCCTTTCAGACGAAAATCGTATGGATGAGGCCGTTTCTGGAATCACTGCGGTATTGAATGAAAGGCATCACATTACCAATGGAGAGAGTGATTTTCTCATCCTTACCCCAACATTTGTAAAAGAAAAAATCAAAGAGATGACAAAGGTTTTTAATGTTTTTCTACCCTTAATATCTTTAATTGCTTTGTTTGCCGCAGGTATTGTCATTGTTGTTCTAATGCTCATGTCGGTAAACGAACGAATCAGTGAAATAGGTCTGCGCAAGGCAGTGGGAGCACGATCCAAAGACGTTATTTCTCAATTCCTGATAGAAGTCTCAATTACTTCGCTGCTCGGCGGTATTATTGGAATAACGATTGGTTTGGTATGTTTCAAAGTATTCTGTTCAATTATTAAGTTATCATTCTTTATTCCCTGGCAAATTCCTGTTTTTGGAGTCCTTTTGCCAGTAATAGTTGGAATTATTGCTGGCATAATCCCAGCAAGAAAAGCAGCAAAATACAATCCAATTGAAGCGTTGAGGTAAGATGACAATCATTAAAACCATAAAAATATCATTTAGGCAGCTGCTTATTAACAGAGGCAAATCTTTTTTCGCCATCATAGGGCTTTCCATTGGTATTGCCTCTGTAATAACTATGGTTGCTATTGGTGATGGAGCTAAGAAAGAAACATTGAATCAATTGGGACAGTTGGGTACTAACCTTATTACGGTTAATGCAGGAAAAGTCAAGAACGTGATGCAACGCAGGCAGAATACTGATTTAGTGACCACATTAAAGATGAAGGAGTGCGAGGTTATCCTAAGTAGATGCCCATCGGCGAAAGAAGTAGTTCCCTCCTTGGAGGGAACTTTAAAAGTTAAATATGGTAATACAGTCACATCAGGTATGGTGAGTGGAGTTTCACCTTCTTACTTCAGGATTAAAAACTTTAGCTTAGAAAAAGGTGAACTGTTTTCACAAATGGATGATAAACGTTACATGCGCGTAGCTGTATTAGGTGGTCAAATCAGTCAAACTCTTTTTGAGAAAGAAGATCCGATCGGAAAAACGTTATTAGTTGGTAAAGTTCCTTTTACAATTATTGGAGTTTTAAAGAGCAAAGGGACTACTGTCAGTGGTTCGAATCTGGATGCCCAGGTGTTAATCCCCATAAATACTGCAATGAGGAGGATTTATAATGTGAATTATCTAAATCGCATTTTTGTAGAAGTATCCAGCCAGTTGAAGATGATAGAAGCCGAAGATGAGATTATTTCTGCTTTACGCGATTATCATAGACTTGAAGTAAGAAATAAAGAAAACGACTTTACTATCGATAATCAACTGACCGACATTCAAGCGAGCGAAAGCTCTGCACAATCCTTTACCTGGCTCATAGTTGGAGTATCGGCAATTGCTCTTTTGGTTGGAGGAATTGGTATTTTGGCTGTAATGCTGCTTTCGGTAAGGGAAAGAAACTCCGAAATCGGTTTGCGTTTGTCGGTAGGAGCTAAACGACGCGATATTGTTTGGCAATTTCTAATAGAATCATCAATTTTAGGTTTTGCAGGTGGATTAACCGGATTCACCATAGGTTTTATTGTTTCAGAGGTTATAAAATTTACATCGCAGTGGCATATCTCCATTTCACCGATATCAGTGCTAATATCAATTTTGTTTTCGCTTATCATAGGCTTGGTTTTTGGTGTTATTCCAGCTCAGAAGGCTTCAAAAGCTGATCCTATTACAGCCTTACAAAAAGAATAGCAAATTTGAAGATGAATTAATTTGAAGATTTGAAAATTGCATTATGCGAAAATCCATTATCGAATTTTCAAGCCGCTACATTTTTAAATTTCTTTATGAGAAATGGATATGAATTCGTAAATTCACTTTTTCATCTTCAAATTTTCAAATCATTACATTTTCAAATTATTAAATTATGACCAAGCAGAAAATCTTGATTATTGACGATGACGAAAAAATGAACAGATTGCTGCAAAACTATCTTGTTGGCTTTGGTTATGATGTGGTATCCTGCACGCATCCTACGTTAGGTCTACAGAAGATCAAACAGTATATACCTGACTTGATAATTTTGGATATAATGCTACCCGATATGGATGGTTTTACGGTATGCCGCGAGGTGCGTAAAGAGCTATCTGTTCCTATAATTATGCTTACAGCTAGGGGTGATGTTACCGATCGTATTGTTGGGCTTGAACTTGGAGCCGATGACTACCTCCCAAAACCTTTTGAACCCAGAGAATTAGTTGCACGTATCCAAACCATTATGCGCAGGGTTTCAACTCAAATTAAATCCTCTGGTTCTATTAAGTTCGATCATTTGGAAATAATCCCTGAAAAACAGATGGCAATAGTCGATGGAGAAACAATTGATATAACAACTATGGAATTCCAATTGCTTCTCCTGCTAGTTGAAAAACGTGGACGTATTATCACAAGGGATCAAATTATGGATAGTTTACGAGGAATTGATTGGTCGGCATTTGATAGATCGGTAGATGTTGCTGTTAGTCGTCTGCGTCAGAAACTTAAAGATGACCCCAAAACTCCTCGTTTTATTAAAACCATCTGGGGGACCGGATATATGTTTATTGGATATGAAGAATAAACTACTCGAACAAAAAAGAATGTCGATCTTATTTAAGATCTTTGGTGTAATCCTGATCTTTACAATCAGCGTCATCTTTGTTGTACTCGCCTTTTGGGGGCTAGTTGAGGGGCAACCAAATCCAGTGTATGCTCATTTACATTTACTGATTACAGTAATTATATTAATAATTGCTGGCTCCATTGTAGCATCGTTTATCATTAGAAAAATATTAAAGCCCCTTTACTTACTATACAAGGCTGTTGAAGAGGTTGGCAAAGGCAATCTTGATCAAACTATACAGATTAATAGCAACGATGAACTAGGAAAACTTGCAATTGCTTTCAATCAAATGACATTCGACTTGAAGAAGATGATGCTTGCTCGTGATCAACTATTACTTGATGTAAGCCATGAATTGCGGACACCCATTACCCGAGCAAAATTAGCTCTCGAGATGATGCCCGAAAGTAAAGAGAAAGAATCACTTGCTGGGGATCTTAAGGAGATGGAAATAATGATTACGGAAATGCTCGAGTCAGAACGACTTAAGAATGGAGCAATTACCCCTAACCTTGCGCCAATCAAAGTGGCAGATCTCCTACAAAAGCTAATGGATAACTTTTACCGCGAAAGAAACCGAATCGTTCTATTCCCTGTTGTCACCGACTTAACCATCAATATTGATGAATCGCTAATTATAACAGTTCTTCGTAACCTTATTGACAATTCACTAAAATATTCTTCAAATACAACCAAGCTTGTTGAAATCAGTGTTATTCGCCACAACCAAGATATAACAATTCAAATTGAAGATTTTGGCCAAGGAATACCCGATGATAAATTACCTTATGTCTTTGAGCCATTTTACAGGGTCGACCAATCCCGTTCAAGAAATACAGGAGGATATGGATTAGGGCTGCATCTTTGTAAACGGATCATGGATTTACATGGAACTGAAATCAAATTGCAGAATAAGACAGATTCAATAGGTCTTATAGTCTCGTTAACTTTTCAGTATAATAATTAGGAGGAAAAAAGAGATCATCCGATATGGATGATCCCTTCAAGTGATCCCTACAGTACGATTATCGAACCAATTAATGGAGAGTTTTAAGCAAATCTATGATTTAGGACATTGTACCTGTAGCGCTACTACAGCCTGTTTCACTACCTCAACATTTGAGAAAGGCTATTTAGTTGCTTTAATACTCCATAATAGGTATCTAACCAATAAATAAATAATAGATTAGGGTAAAGTTTTAAAATGAGTTTGGGTGCTAATTTTTTAAAAGCTGTTTCACAGAATCAGAATCTAAACCCATTTAGTTACAAAACTCATCTACAGTGACCAATTGATATTCTTCATTATAAAACCTTATCATGTTTTCTATTTAGCATATTTGTGTATATCTCTATATATGGTCAAATTTTTTGTTGACAAAAATGTGCAATTTTAAAAGTACTTGACTTAATATTCTAAATTATATATATTTGTATTAAATAAGGTAAGAAAAACTAAAAAAATTCTTTGTTTAAAGCATATAAATTAATTTTTCACAAATTCAGGATTAATCATGGAGATAGGAAACATATTTCCGTCAAAAGAGCAGATTACTAAACTAAAAGATATTGAATCTGTATTGTTATCAAGAAAAGCCAACGGAAAAGTGGCCGGATGGATAGCAATACTTTCTGCTTTAGTTCAATTTTCTATTATTTTGTGGCCATTTTATAAGCGAATATTTGATTCTATATCTGATAAAGAATTTTCTTCATATTTCAGGGATATAAAAACGTTCTTACCTTTATGCATATTTATTACTTGCATTTTAATATATTTACTTCTGCGACGTACAAGTATTTTACTAAAAGAAACAAAAGAACCCTTTCGTTACACATTAACTGTAAAACCTTTTCAACAAGTTGGAAAGATTCCTGAATCAACTGATAAGCCCACAGAATCTCGATTTTCCTTAAAAAACCAGGATCGTCTTCTTCTATTACACCATGATCTTACTGAACTGATTAATCAAAGAATTAAAAGATTTTTAATTATTCCAATTGAAATTACTGAAGAACCGGACAAAAAAGAGTATAATAGAAATGCTTCAATTATTGATAAAAGACAATCGTCTCATATAGATGTATTTGGTAACTATGCAATTCGTGAGGATAAAGAAAATGATGAATGGATAATTCATGTAATGCCTTATGTTCGTATAGGCCCACTGGATTCACCCGCGACTTTAGCACAATCAATAAGGTTCTCACTATCAAAAGACGAAACACCTGATATACTTGACACAAATGAATACAATCAACTGGTAGAACGATTATATTCAAGAGTAACAACGGAAATATATGCGCGGATTGAGAAAGATATAAAGGATAAAATTGAACTTTTCCCCACGAGGTATCTGAAGGCAAATGCATTATATCATGAGGCCAGGGACATGGCAAAATCCAACACAATAAATGCATTCGAAAGTGCCATTTATTTATATAATGAGTCTATAAGAATTCTAAATTTAAC from Bacteroidales bacterium encodes:
- a CDS encoding FtsX-like permease family protein, which gives rise to MTIIKTIKISFRQLLINRGKSFFAIIGLSIGIASVITMVAIGDGAKKETLNQLGQLGTNLITVNAGKVKNVMQRRQNTDLVTTLKMKECEVILSRCPSAKEVVPSLEGTLKVKYGNTVTSGMVSGVSPSYFRIKNFSLEKGELFSQMDDKRYMRVAVLGGQISQTLFEKEDPIGKTLLVGKVPFTIIGVLKSKGTTVSGSNLDAQVLIPINTAMRRIYNVNYLNRIFVEVSSQLKMIEAEDEIISALRDYHRLEVRNKENDFTIDNQLTDIQASESSAQSFTWLIVGVSAIALLVGGIGILAVMLLSVRERNSEIGLRLSVGAKRRDIVWQFLIESSILGFAGGLTGFTIGFIVSEVIKFTSQWHISISPISVLISILFSLIIGLVFGVIPAQKASKADPITALQKE
- a CDS encoding response regulator transcription factor; translated protein: MTKQKILIIDDDEKMNRLLQNYLVGFGYDVVSCTHPTLGLQKIKQYIPDLIILDIMLPDMDGFTVCREVRKELSVPIIMLTARGDVTDRIVGLELGADDYLPKPFEPRELVARIQTIMRRVSTQIKSSGSIKFDHLEIIPEKQMAIVDGETIDITTMEFQLLLLLVEKRGRIITRDQIMDSLRGIDWSAFDRSVDVAVSRLRQKLKDDPKTPRFIKTIWGTGYMFIGYEE
- a CDS encoding HAMP domain-containing protein, whose translation is MKNKLLEQKRMSILFKIFGVILIFTISVIFVVLAFWGLVEGQPNPVYAHLHLLITVIILIIAGSIVASFIIRKILKPLYLLYKAVEEVGKGNLDQTIQINSNDELGKLAIAFNQMTFDLKKMMLARDQLLLDVSHELRTPITRAKLALEMMPESKEKESLAGDLKEMEIMITEMLESERLKNGAITPNLAPIKVADLLQKLMDNFYRERNRIVLFPVVTDLTINIDESLIITVLRNLIDNSLKYSSNTTKLVEISVIRHNQDITIQIEDFGQGIPDDKLPYVFEPFYRVDQSRSRNTGGYGLGLHLCKRIMDLHGTEIKLQNKTDSIGLIVSLTFQYNN
- a CDS encoding FtsX-like permease family protein, whose protein sequence is MNKKETLKSSLRILKRNKMRTFFMVLGIIIGVASLSITFTIGQGFQKQITERVKKYLGSSDLLITAMKIKLEGKPTENNLVSTLTIDDLKAIASEVPLVSMYAPVQFLPKSEIIAGNKNISTSVRGSSTSGQIVWNRGVIKGEYFDDAEELNASRVALIGTKIAETLFGTSDPIGAQIRIGDVPFTVKGVLEPKGIDPHGNDMDLDVIVPITTMMKRLMNVDYIAMAKIVLSDENRMDEAVSGITAVLNERHHITNGESDFLILTPTFVKEKIKEMTKVFNVFLPLISLIALFAAGIVIVVLMLMSVNERISEIGLRKAVGARSKDVISQFLIEVSITSLLGGIIGITIGLVCFKVFCSIIKLSFFIPWQIPVFGVLLPVIVGIIAGIIPARKAAKYNPIEALR